A genomic window from Actinomycetota bacterium includes:
- a CDS encoding AbrB/MazE/SpoVT family DNA-binding domain-containing protein translates to MKLKVRKVGNSLTITIPKYLAKTLDIKPQTEVNVRLEEDRIVISKEKSRWEELLEEARKKAKEMKVKEEDVEKAIYEIRYGK, encoded by the coding sequence ATGAAACTTAAGGTAAGAAAAGTTGGAAATAGCTTAACAATTACAATTCCTAAATATTTAGCCAAAACTCTTGATATTAAGCCACAAACTGAAGTTAATGTTCGACTTGAAGAAGATAGGATAGTAATCTCTAAAGAAAAATCAAGATGGGAAGAGCTTTTAGAAGAAGCACGTAAAAAGGCGAAAGAAATGAAAGTAAAAGAAGAAGATGTAGAAAAAGCTATCTATGAGATTCGATACGGTAAATAA
- a CDS encoding putative toxin-antitoxin system toxin component, PIN family: MINRVVIDTNVLISGILFGGIPEKVLNHARKGTFTSIISLYILSEFKRVMKQKLNLNSDLINNFIKEIISFSEIIPVIDSKKIWIQDISDNPIVETAVKGKANIIVTGDKRLHKVKVHGLKILSPKDFLGML, translated from the coding sequence ATGATAAATAGAGTGGTTATTGATACAAATGTTTTAATATCAGGTATCCTTTTTGGGGGCATTCCAGAAAAAGTTCTAAATCATGCCAGAAAAGGAACTTTTACTTCAATTATATCTCTTTATATTCTTTCAGAATTTAAGCGAGTTATGAAACAAAAATTGAATTTAAACTCTGATTTAATTAATAATTTCATTAAAGAAATTATATCTTTTTCTGAAATTATTCCTGTTATTGATTCAAAGAAAATATGGATTCAAGATATCTCTGATAATCCAATTGTTGAAACAGCAGTAAAAGGTAAGGCAAATATAATTGTAACAGGTGATAAACGATTACATAAAGTGAAAGTGCATGGCTTGAAAATTTTATCTCCAAAGGATTTTTTAGGAATGCTTTAG